The nucleotide sequence TGTGGTGTTGATGTGGGAAAGTCAACAGTATGCTCTAGATTCCACAATGTGGAGAGTTGGAAAAACACTGATAGTGACACTTCTACAAGAATATTGAGATCAGTGATTTGTTTGAGGGTGGTCAAAATTAATGCAAGGTGCGTGCCAGACATGCAAAATTTGTCAGAAAATGACTATTGCTAAAAAGACACTTCCATCCGCGTCTGATGGTATGAAAGAACTGCTTTTGAGTCAGGTTCAGAATGTTGGTAAACATCCTAAAGGAAGGCGCTGGccaaaagaaataataaatgtcTGTCTTCAGTTATATACAAGGAGTCCTGTTGGATATGGACTGCTGAGGAGTAGTGAAATGCTAGTCTTACCCTCGCCATCTCTGCTTGTGTTGTATAAGAGCCGAGTACAACATAAGATAGGTTTTGATGAGGAGATATTTAGGTAAGCCTTAGCGGCAagtaatttttttacatttttttacaatttatagaATTCTTTTGATCCAGTTCTGAATTTGACATATTTGATATTTTCTGTGTTGACTGATTTGAGGATGGAGTTGTCATTGAGTATTCAAAACATAATAGCAGATGATAAAAAGTGGATGATAAAAAGGTCAAGTTagtcttattaaaaaaatgtaataaaacgaTATATTTTTTCATAGCCGTAAGCTGATAAAACTTGTTTGCCTAAGTTTGACCTTGCTTAAAGGATCACATCTGTTAAGCAATCAGATGTCTAAAGCAGCCACCTTTTGGTAGTCAAGTTTGCTGTTTACTTATTAAATGCACCAATATCTGATGTCACCATGATTGGCAGCTTAAGACAGGTTTGGCTGtatttaaaccaaaatataaaggcctttgcaaacagtttagatgcAGATGGTGCACATTAAATTTATTGAGCTGCGTTGCACGAAAATGGGCCTTAAGACGATTGCGACCAGTTTTGATCCAGATCAGCCTGGACTTCCCAAACTGGTCGCAATCGCCTTAAGGCACATTTTTGTGCGATGCGGCTCAATTAATTTAATTGCTATGAAAATGTTTGGGCCAGACTGAGTAGCTAAAGTATATTTTTTAcacttaatacaaaataaatgcctGCATACATTTAAGTCTTCTAAACCAAATCTTTTTATGTTGACAAATATAAACCAGTCgtcaaaattgcaaaattatatgTTTCAAAAAgcacttatttcaatattgcacATGAACTTGTAATGTCACAGCCATAAAAGGGggttaataaaaatgtattaaatcatTGAAAATGGTATTATCTTAATAAAGTATTAAAAAGTCTTGTAAATGagtaaataattattgaaaatggGATTTAACTTTAATCAATAATTTATGATTAAGCTGCAAAAAATGTGGTGGCCACATTTTATCAAACGTGTAAATGAAACATCTTGAATATACACATGGTGTATGTATGAAAACAGGACAGCTTTAAATGAGAACATTCAGTCAGTCCCTTTGCTCCCTATGTTAAGctgttataaattgttatatgcatatatttcaatCATCTAAGTTTATGCtattttatatactttttccaGATGGATGCATGCCGAAGCATTGCGGCTAAACGTACCGCCTTATGGATGGAAAGGCGGTATAATTCTGGACGAAATGGCAATCCAGAAGGACCTCCAGATCCAGAAGAACGGAGATGTGGTTGAGCTTATCGGGTTGGTGGATGTAGGCGAAGAGGGGAATGTTATGAACACCCTTAGAATGGGTAGAAAAGAGAGACAATTAGGAACTCATGTCCTTCAATTCATATTTCTAGGACTTACAGGGTTCAGATTCCCCTTTGGACACTTTATAACCAACAACGTTGCGGCTTATGATATCCATACATTGTTTTGGGAAGCAGTTGTTTCCCTTTCAATGTATGGATTTTCAACTAGTTTCACGTTTATGGATGGAGCCCAAAGCAATAGAACATTCCAAAGTATCAACTTGGGGAAAAATCCACAGACAATGGTTGCACAGAGCCCAGAGGATCCCAAAAATTCAGTTATACTGATGATGGATGTTTCTCATGTTATTAAAAAGGTTAGGTACAATATAATGAAAAGTGGAATATCAAAGGGTTGTACAAGAAATCTTCTCCTACCTGATGAGTCCCCAATACAGTGGCAAATGTGGATAAATGCGTTTGAATGGGACCAGGAAAATGGGCTTAAACTGCACAGGAAGTTGACCAAAGAGCACATTTACCCATCAACGCAGTCTAAAATGCGGAATCACCTCGCAAATGAGGTCTTGAACAACGACATGATGTATTTAATGTGCCAATACCAAAGCAGTCTAGTGAATGGGAAAGTTTTAAATGGCATTGTTCAATTCTTGAAAAAAACATCGCAAATCATTGATTTATTCAATGACCGTGCACCAGTACAGTCCAGAGATGATAATAGACttcaaatattaaaagaaattgagTATTGGTTCACAGATTGGAGCAATAGCATACAATCTGACAGTATAAGCTCTGTAGAAAAATCCTAGAAGCTGATGTCTCCACAGTGCTGAGATGACTTACATTCATGCTTGTTAGGCTTCTGTGAACTTTGCTATGCAGTTTTTTCGTGTAATGATTCAGCTTATATTACGCCAGCTTTAATAAATTCTGACATTGTGGAGAATCATTTCTGCCAGCAAAGATCTACATATAACGGGGCTAATACAAATCCTAATGCATTGCAATATCGGTAAAGCCAAAATTCTATCATTCTTGGACAGaatattatttctaaaaaaagtaATGCAGGAAAGGCAACACTTAAGCAGGCAGCACAATCATTTATGTTTCAACAAACAACTGGTAGAAGGAAAATGATCAGTACTTCTGACAGTAAACTtactaaaataaaagttttgaGAATGTAAAAAACACATTTCTCATCAAATCAAACAGTTGTATGATAATGGACATATGGTAAAGTTAAATGAAgaccaaattattaaatttaaagtcaCAGAGACAAGTACCAACAATTTATATGTGAGAGTACCTATCAGGTTTTTAATCAGAAGTACCAAATGTCTGTTTTACAAGATGTGATATGTTTATGTGTGCAAACAACAACATACTTGTGCCTTTCATTATGTGAAAAGTGCCAAACAAACGATATATATTCAACTACAACTACATTCGTGTCTCAACTATATTTGTGACTTGCTCAACCTTTGAACGTAAGAGTCATGTGGAATAAAAATACTAATGGTAATAATTTTTTCTTTAGTTTAATTATTATTGCTAAGCATCTGTTTGAATGAAATATGTACATTCAATGTatctaaattataaaaaaagcctgtattttgtttaaataccaAAGAACATTTATccaaaccctttgcatgctgggaaaatgTCTGCACCTGAAAAATGATGtcagctttatttcttaaattaacattttcttaacTTCGTTCAAAAACATATCAGAATGTGGAATCTGATCTGGATACAGACTGTTTGTTTTAAACAGATTGAATCCAGATCAGATGCCACATTCGGATATGTCTGATCTAAAGCAAAATCCAAAGGGATTTAAGTACATTCACTTCCAAACAATGTAGCAATTTGCTTTAAACATTGCTTTTAAAAGGCCAAATAAATTGCTTGTTTCTGCTATTCCTACCGACCCTATTTTTTATTTGGCCAACGACcctaaatttgttttgtttttttaattaagaataaaattttatgaaatttacatattCTTTTACAGATATTATACGCTAGGTACCACATACAAGTATATAATTGATCTACTTTCTTTTGAAACTGAGCGGTGTATTGTTCATTACCACTCAGCAATGAATAGAGAGTGGATAAAGAATCCTTTGATTTTccattattaaccctttgcatgctgggtaatctgtcgtctgctaaaatgtcgtctgctgaatgtctaaaataagcattttcttaaaaaaaacaacaacaaagaatactatcagaatagcaaacagtttggatcctgatgagacgccacgttttgtggcgtctcatctggatccaaactgtttgcaaaggccttcaaaattcggttccagcgcctaaagggttaaaaaaataatagtgtATCATATCTAGAGggcattatgttttttttctgtgtttattgattaCAGAAAGTGTCTGTGAATATtctaaacatttctttaaaaattccCTACCTTTTTTTATTCAGAGCCGGTAGCGGAAACAAGCCTTTTTCTTTGACCTAAGTACCCCCCCCCTGCATCAATGTATTAAAAGACATACCTATCCAGTTTACAGCAGTGTGTATTAGGTTCTGGGTCCTTTGAAGGCTGCTGTAAATACATATCAATAGAAATAGGCTGAGGTAGACAATATCTTGGGTGAAAATGTTTGATCCCCAGGCCATCAACTGTTCTGACTCTGCCTATAGCCACGCCTAGTTGTCCAGCTTTGAAAATTTGACTGCAGTCAATCTCCACACTGGAAGTAGTAAACATAGATATATATGAATGTTTGTATCATGTAAATTATGTATCAAAAATCATTGCATCAAAAAGAATACTGTCAACATGTAAATTTTAAGCTATGAAGATCTACCGGTATGTGATGAAATCTTTATTTTTTAGGAGAATATGGTACAAATTTCAAGCAAAATACTATCATTTTTCTGCTAGAACAGCATTGAGCATTTctataattttcttatattaaCAGAATAGGCCAAATTAAtgacggcatagtttttattccATGCAGGAATTATATTtccaacatatttttttcaaaatcaacatGTGGAATCAAAAAAgttataatttgtaaaattaaagTAGATCTTGTTACTTTATTATGcccacggtagggtggcatatagcagttgaactgtccatcagtcagtatgtcagtatgtgtgtatgtcagtctgccCATCCGTAccaaaaaaaacttaaacgttggccataacttttgcattattgaagatagaaacttgatatttggcatgcatgtgtatctcatgaagctgcatattttgagtggtggtggaagttcaaggtcaaggtcattcttcaaggtcaaaggacaaaaaaataaaataattcaaagcagcgttctcatgaagctgcgcattttgagtggacgaagttcagggtcaaggtcatccttcaaggtcaaaggtcaccaTACACTTTTATACTGGCCAGTAGCATTAGCAAGAGGGGAAACAACAAATAATAGTTTTGgtctttatgtacatgtacctgtCTAGAGTCATCCCTTGTGCTTTATGAATCGTCAATGCATAAGCTAGCTTTAGAGGTATTTGCTCTCTTGTTGCTAGATTTCTCTTCAGCTTCGGAATGTACACTGCAATGATGATTAAGAAATACGATTTAGATACACGTTTgatcaattaaatcaatttgaaagatttttcttttgaacattttATACAACACTATTAACTGTttgatgtaataaaaaaaaaaaaattatatgatacatatgatttttttaaattaaacatgtgataacatttttatttttagttgtttttcaaacttttaaacaacactataaactgttgatgttttattaacaaatatttatttatagtttttttttatatttcaagcgttaataaaaaagttataatcactATAATTTTAAGATGTACTAAATTATTGATATAGGCCTACTTGTGATTGGATGGATTGTCATTGTGGTATTGCAAAAAGATTCACCATGCCTATTTgcataatgttttaatattgaacatgaaAAAAACATACCGGAAAATTCCAACTTCTTAATGGTTGTTGTAATGTTAACTGATGGAAATTTGACAATAGGTCCATCTGAATCGAATCCAACAACAGTTCCGGTTAAACAATTTACCAGGCTCCTTGAAAGGTTCCGAAGAAGTATGACTGGTGATCCATCTTTAAGCCACAGTGTTGGCTGAGCGCATATATTCATTAAATGGCGTTTTTCCCCCTTGTCAACGGACTTAAACTCAGTGATATCCCCGCTGGCTTCCAATAATTTTCTTCTGTTATAAGTGTCAACAAGAAAATTGTTTGCAAAGAGCTTCACTGAGGAAGGGGAATCATATCCTGTTGATTTGCTAACAGTTTCTAAGAAATCAAGAGTAAACTCAGATACATTTCCTGTTGACACCTCATTTATAACCTTTGCAAAGTCCTCATTTATTTGCCTCATAATCTTGTTTAGAATAACTTTGTGGGGAATGGCATGCTTATATACTTGGCTCTCAAAACAAAACTCCCCAACGTCATTATTCTGTTTATTTGGCACTGGGGGGAGCTGGTGACAAAATGATTTGCATGCCCCCAAAATACTTTGTTGACCCCCTCACAATGGAACATATCTGCTCCAATTGGTCGAACATTTTTCTGGACAACATGGACACGTCATCAATgattaaaacatcatttttgcAAATCTCAGCTAAATGTGTTCTCCTGCTTAGGACTTGTCATTATGATTTCAGCTGTGTGTTTGGCCTCATACCGCCCATCATGTAGGCCAAACCACCTGTGGATGGTGGTTGCTTTCAAATCTGCAGAAAATGCAGTAGAAGCGATGCCAGTGGTACTTGTCACTTGAACATGCTTTCCCCGAGCTTTCAGAGCTCGTGCTATTATGGTCAATAGAAAAGTCTTACCAGTTCCTGCCTGGCCTGTAACTTACACGTTATGTCCTTCCAGACACAGATCAAACGCTTTTTGATGTTCAATATCCATATTTATAGATATAAGTACTCATAAATAcgacactacatgtatatattttttaaaactacAAGTATTTAATACGTCGAACAAGATCGCGATTTTGAAACACCAATACTTTCTGCTACAcgaatacaaactcaaagtataTCCCCACTACATGATTGTGTTACCAACACTTGTAATTACGAAGAGATACACACAAATCTCGATAGATTATAGACCAGTTTGAATGTTATTGTTATACacgtgtatttgtttatttttggttttgTGCCCGGCATGGATTTCCCACGCTATCGTATAGCGTGAGGAAAAGGTTAACACTAGGATGAAGCCGGGAGCAAGTTAAATTCCTGTATGACTGACCAATCAGCGGTCTTGTTTCAGAATATTTCATACATACGGATCAAATCCAAGGTACTTCCGAATGTAAAACATATGGCGTCTGTTAATATTTCTCGGAGAGAGACAAACAAAAAACACCGAAATTTGATCGCAATGAAGTCGATTTGAATGAACTCTTTGGTATtcgtggttgcatatgcatgcattatgtgacacgcctcgttgtttttaataatgaataggacgcgagcttTCGAATAAGCGGAGAAaagtcaaaaatattgtttgaaagtctgtagaagatttattcgggttgacaaacggactcgaaatattgctcggttttcgaccgactgtgagttaacgtcTGGAcggatatttttgaagttaactttttttgaaaggttgtccaattgcccataggaggatcaagggatgctttggattaaagctttttttgacatttttgcggcccgcgaagacaggtctataataaagtctagttaatgaccttgttatgattccaatatcagagggtggggattttttttcgtggctctttgaaaaaaaaaattctcattaaacatgattttatatattatattgaatatattgggctcctaaaaaaaaaaaaaataattttttttttactatcctgggtacgttacttccacctgtggtgaAGACTGCTTTTCAAGCAATATTTCGCTTTAGCGTCCTACGCAACAAACTCGACTTTGCGAAACCTGAATATGTACAATTCTCTGAATTGCCAAGTATTGCACAACACTATTAAACGATATActttaagataaaataataacataacttaaacgaTACTTTTTGTTACGTTATATTTAAAGTGTAGAATAATAGACCAATAAAGCAGCCATGCAATCAATAACTAGAGAACACCTATTACTATAATTCATAATTGTTGAACAAATATTCGAAGCGTTTGCGAACGTACTAAATCATCACTTTTTACATTCGTATTTGTGAtgtaatttaacccatttatgcatagtggacccTCCTGTCCTTGTAAATtagatcaatgtatttccaaaattagggatgtcaagtatatttatttatatatttagaatatttcttacagaaattcttttaagcaaactgTGCAGACCccaatgagacgccgcatcatgcggcgtcatatctgggtctacgctgtttgccaaggccttttttttctagacgctaggcatacatggattaaagggaccttttcacagattttggcttgtattgaagtttgtcatgaaatgctttatattgataaatgcaaacattggatttaaaaaagctctattaaaaacatgaaaaaaattacTGAAAGAAATGAAACAcaactcaactgggctcgaaccactgactcctggagtaaaatAATAACTCTTcggccactcggccatccgtgctcatacaattaatgatgtattttatactttatataagaaatcctccaagtgtcacaaaaaataacgacaacaaatAAACTCTctaaatcattcaatcgttttgcgttacaacgctttataattttcattttgttaatcgtcaaaagatgcgtataattgATATGTatgagcatggtaaatgtgcaGGTTTACTGTtttctcgcaaatatcataataaaaacgaaaatttgcgaatctgaagttcttttttttattgtgtcaatttac is from Dreissena polymorpha isolate Duluth1 chromosome 14, UMN_Dpol_1.0, whole genome shotgun sequence and encodes:
- the LOC127857994 gene encoding uncharacterized protein LOC127857994 isoform X2, yielding MKELLLSQVQNVGKHPKGRRWPKEIINVCLQLYTRSPVGYGLLRSSEMLVLPSPSLLVLYKSRVQHKIGFDEEIFRWMHAEALRLNVPPYGWKGGIILDEMAIQKDLQIQKNGDVVELIGIFHTYGSNPRYFRM
- the LOC127857994 gene encoding uncharacterized protein LOC127857994 isoform X1, with the protein product MKELLLSQVQNVGKHPKGRRWPKEIINVCLQLYTRSPVGYGLLRSSEMLVLPSPSLLVLYKSRVQHKIGFDEEIFRWMHAEALRLNVPPYGWKGGIILDEMAIQKDLQIQKNGDVVELIGLVDVGEEGNVMNTLRMGRKERQLGTHVLQFIFLGLTGFRFPFGHFITNNVAAYDIHTLFWEAVVSLSMYGFSTSFTFMDGAQSNRTFQSINLGKNPQTMVAQSPEDPKNSVILMMDVSHVIKKVRYNIMKSGISKGCTRNLLLPDESPIQWQMWINAFEWDQENGLKLHRKLTKEHIYPSTQSKMRNHLANEVLNNDMMYLMCQYQSSLVNGKVLNGIVQFLKKTSQIIDLFNDRAPVQSRDDNRLQILKEIEYWFTDWSNSIQSDSISSVEKS